One Tunturibacter gelidoferens genomic region harbors:
- a CDS encoding MBG domain-containing protein: MHLSRLAGVQALSALVVLVASATVPSLAHAQALTLVQSGTRYAGTITPGFNGDFGPATTVSLNTPSYIVFDSNGNQYLSDTLNNCVRKIDSSGSMSTLVGLAVSGKGDTCSTSSNSTPAPSQGLYQPTGLAVDSSNNLYIADSSHNCVRKLAAGASGVASLTTVSGTCGSAVSATPNPNGLALDASNNLYIAIQDTEVPAALSTYQVLLQAPSSSLCVVAGAPSALVPTTCPGITGNVTLNAPSGLAINGAGDLFIADTGNNCVRQVVGLLTFQTAVGQCSNDNSGTIATALNKPYGLAFSPTQSIYITETTPDVVVSYVLGASSVTITAGLPNGASGSYSPVQDGTSALDFPLNGPRGIAVDSLGNFSLADSSNSILRKLSSNIIFPPTPVGSLSAGLPVTFVVNQKVNLSVTSGPDFNIITNTCTGVLTPSAPGAPPVTCQVFVRFTPTLLGLRSAPIKLADSVSGNSISQGLEGRATGSLGVFTPGIVKTVVSSLTAPSAVTVDPAGNAYILETGATPGSGNLLKLPVSGPPFPIIPGGSGLLTSSAITIDSTGNYFITDAVHGTVSRFGVDGSLNTGYVTGLDTPTSIYVDGFDNLFIAQAGSTHNVIEVFAGGGSRTIAGSGTNSSADGVLATTASFVSPGGLILDATGILYIADTGGHLVYAVDKFGIIHQIAGNGTTTTTVAGQATGTAIISPSSLAFDAAGDLYIADATANTVYTVFVSTTSSGSNISTTLGTGTAGNSGDGGFANLAQINNPLSIAVEGNSDLFEVDNGNNSVREITYPNPTLAFGNVLVGQSSGVIQQTLSNFGSAPFTLNGSITTSDPHFTIDPGTTTCGTTIISGSTCNLGFVFTPTAKGSLTAAVTIISNSYNSPQTITLTGTGKVIAPLQFTLPAETEVYGQPFSQTVNVTNGSPSPSGTITFSLGARTVCIVTGTFGLGSTCIASNSGLAVGTYTLTFNYSGDTNYLPATGNVNLTVTPAALNVTVNNVTRLYGASNPTFTGSLTGVASGDTILVAYSSTATVTSPVNTYPIIATLTTAGTTNLSNYAITNTPGTLTITQAPIVVTVLNLSRQYGQANPAFNSTTLGVLNGNTVSGGTFNGDVLTIAYTSPATATSPAGTYPINATVAGANVGNYAITVAAGTLTVTPAVLTITVNNATKTYGAANPVFSSTVSGALNGDIFTNAYSTIATVASPVGSYPINDAVGGPAASNYTVQVTPGILAITQASITVNVTANNATRNYGATDPTFTSTVNGALNGDTFTITYTTTDTPTSPIGTYTIIPSVSGPATANYSTITTTNGTLTITPATLTVTATNATRTYNTPNPVFTGTTTGLLKGDSVATTFNSSAVLNSPVGTYPIIPSVSGAALSNYSVNLVNGSLTITQNQGALVINVNSASRLYGAPNPAFSGTVTGVVPGDDVVVTYTTVATPTSAAGQYPIGASVSGTSAGNYIATIHPGTLDISPVGTVTTVTSSGSPAAAGTTVTFTATVTTTTGVSTGTVNFSDGGNLLGTGTLNSSGIATFATSALTSGSHTITAIFQANTNFSTSSATLTQVINTPVGSFTMSATPPTQLIRGPGATSYQIVLTSVGAFAGQINLSCSGLPADATCTFASNPTLTAGGTATVALTINTTAADAKLSNPSIPNLKPMDLTPITAAAVFPVELTGLGIFFAGLRRRRKLGTHEIRLLAVILLSFGILGLAGCCFNTTFQTYTVSITGTSPSSTTSSQSTSVFLSVGK, translated from the coding sequence ATGCATCTCAGCCGTCTCGCCGGTGTTCAGGCCCTGTCTGCCCTGGTCGTTCTCGTTGCATCCGCCACCGTTCCGTCTCTCGCACACGCCCAAGCCCTTACTTTGGTGCAGAGCGGCACTCGATATGCCGGAACCATCACTCCAGGCTTCAACGGAGACTTCGGACCCGCGACAACGGTCAGCCTCAACACTCCGTCCTATATTGTCTTCGATTCGAACGGCAACCAATATCTCTCGGATACGTTGAACAACTGCGTGCGCAAAATCGATAGCTCGGGGTCGATGAGTACCCTGGTCGGACTCGCTGTCTCGGGCAAAGGAGACACCTGTTCCACTTCATCGAACAGCACTCCGGCCCCCTCCCAGGGTCTATACCAACCCACGGGTCTTGCGGTCGACAGCTCGAACAACCTCTACATCGCAGACAGTAGTCACAACTGCGTTCGCAAACTCGCCGCAGGAGCCTCCGGAGTCGCTTCGCTTACCACCGTCTCCGGCACCTGCGGTTCCGCTGTCTCAGCCACCCCGAACCCCAACGGTCTGGCCCTTGACGCCAGCAACAACCTCTACATCGCCATTCAGGATACTGAAGTCCCCGCGGCTCTCAGCACCTATCAAGTCCTGCTCCAGGCTCCTTCCTCGAGCCTCTGCGTAGTAGCTGGCGCGCCTTCCGCACTAGTTCCTACAACCTGCCCCGGCATCACCGGCAATGTCACGCTGAACGCCCCCTCAGGTCTCGCAATCAACGGCGCAGGAGATCTCTTCATCGCCGATACCGGCAACAACTGCGTCCGCCAGGTCGTCGGTCTATTGACGTTCCAAACAGCCGTCGGCCAGTGCTCCAATGACAACTCAGGCACAATCGCCACGGCACTGAACAAGCCATATGGTCTAGCCTTTTCGCCCACGCAGTCGATCTACATTACCGAGACCACTCCCGATGTCGTGGTCAGTTACGTCCTGGGCGCATCCAGCGTGACCATCACCGCGGGCCTCCCCAATGGCGCCTCCGGCTCCTACAGCCCAGTCCAGGACGGAACCTCCGCACTCGACTTCCCTCTCAACGGTCCCCGAGGAATTGCCGTCGACAGCCTAGGCAACTTCTCTCTCGCTGACTCCAGCAACAGCATCCTTCGCAAACTCAGCAGCAACATCATCTTCCCGCCTACGCCAGTTGGGAGTCTCAGCGCTGGCCTCCCGGTCACCTTTGTTGTCAACCAAAAAGTAAATCTATCTGTTACTTCAGGGCCAGACTTCAACATCATCACAAATACCTGCACCGGCGTCCTTACCCCTTCGGCTCCGGGCGCGCCACCTGTTACCTGCCAGGTCTTTGTTCGCTTCACACCCACTCTTCTTGGACTGCGCAGCGCTCCCATCAAGCTCGCCGACTCGGTCTCCGGCAACAGCATCTCCCAAGGGCTCGAAGGCAGGGCAACCGGCTCGCTCGGTGTCTTCACCCCCGGTATCGTGAAAACTGTTGTCAGCTCCCTTACCGCTCCTTCAGCAGTAACGGTAGACCCAGCCGGCAACGCGTACATCCTCGAAACTGGCGCAACTCCCGGCTCGGGCAACCTCCTAAAGCTTCCTGTCAGCGGACCGCCTTTTCCCATCATTCCCGGAGGATCCGGCCTACTCACCTCCTCGGCCATCACAATTGACTCCACCGGAAACTACTTCATAACCGACGCCGTTCACGGCACAGTTTCCCGCTTTGGCGTCGATGGCAGCCTGAATACCGGCTATGTAACCGGCCTTGATACGCCAACCTCCATCTATGTCGATGGCTTCGACAACCTCTTCATCGCCCAGGCAGGCTCGACGCATAACGTGATCGAGGTCTTTGCAGGTGGCGGGAGCCGCACTATCGCAGGCAGCGGAACCAACTCCTCGGCCGACGGCGTCCTCGCCACGACTGCCAGTTTCGTCTCACCTGGCGGCCTCATTCTCGATGCTACCGGCATCCTCTACATCGCCGACACAGGCGGACATCTCGTCTACGCAGTGGATAAGTTCGGCATCATTCACCAAATTGCCGGAAATGGAACCACGACCACAACAGTTGCTGGCCAAGCCACAGGGACCGCCATCATCTCTCCGTCTTCCCTAGCCTTCGATGCGGCTGGAGACCTCTACATTGCGGATGCCACCGCTAACACCGTCTACACTGTCTTCGTCTCTACCACAAGCAGCGGCAGCAACATCTCGACCACCCTTGGCACCGGGACTGCCGGAAATTCAGGCGATGGCGGCTTCGCCAACCTCGCCCAGATCAACAACCCCCTCAGCATCGCCGTTGAAGGCAACAGCGATCTCTTCGAAGTCGACAACGGCAACAACTCCGTCCGCGAGATTACCTATCCCAATCCCACGCTCGCCTTCGGCAACGTTCTGGTTGGCCAAAGCTCCGGCGTCATCCAGCAGACCTTGAGTAACTTTGGCTCTGCTCCCTTCACCCTCAACGGTTCAATTACCACCTCCGATCCTCACTTCACGATCGATCCGGGCACTACCACCTGCGGTACCACCATCATCTCGGGTTCCACCTGCAACCTGGGCTTCGTCTTTACTCCAACCGCCAAGGGTTCGCTGACGGCCGCCGTCACTATCATCTCCAACTCGTACAACAGCCCTCAGACAATCACGCTTACCGGAACCGGAAAGGTCATTGCGCCGCTTCAATTCACATTGCCAGCCGAAACCGAAGTTTACGGCCAACCCTTTTCTCAAACCGTCAACGTCACCAATGGCAGCCCCTCTCCGAGCGGCACCATCACCTTTAGCCTCGGTGCACGGACTGTTTGCATCGTCACCGGTACCTTCGGACTAGGTTCCACCTGCATCGCTTCCAACAGCGGCCTCGCCGTCGGTACCTACACACTCACCTTCAACTACTCCGGCGACACCAACTACTTGCCCGCCACCGGTAACGTGAACCTCACGGTCACTCCGGCTGCGCTCAACGTCACCGTCAACAACGTTACCCGCCTCTACGGAGCGTCCAACCCTACCTTCACAGGCTCACTGACCGGAGTTGCCTCGGGCGACACGATTCTCGTCGCCTACTCCAGCACCGCCACCGTCACCTCTCCTGTAAATACCTACCCGATCATCGCGACTCTCACCACGGCTGGGACAACAAACCTCTCCAACTACGCGATCACGAACACACCCGGAACCCTCACCATCACTCAGGCTCCCATCGTCGTAACAGTTCTCAACTTGAGCCGTCAGTACGGCCAAGCCAATCCCGCCTTCAACAGCACCACCCTCGGCGTCTTGAACGGCAATACCGTTAGTGGGGGAACCTTCAACGGCGACGTGCTCACAATCGCCTATACCTCACCGGCCACAGCCACCTCGCCTGCTGGAACTTATCCCATCAACGCGACCGTGGCCGGAGCAAACGTCGGCAATTACGCCATCACCGTCGCTGCCGGCACCCTCACCGTCACGCCTGCGGTCCTCACCATCACGGTCAACAACGCGACCAAGACCTACGGAGCAGCCAACCCAGTCTTCAGCAGCACTGTCAGTGGCGCTCTCAACGGAGATATCTTCACGAACGCTTACTCGACTATAGCCACTGTCGCGTCACCAGTCGGCTCCTACCCGATTAATGACGCGGTCGGCGGTCCTGCAGCCTCCAACTACACAGTCCAGGTTACCCCGGGAATTCTCGCGATTACTCAGGCCTCCATCACTGTCAACGTGACTGCTAACAACGCCACACGCAACTACGGCGCGACCGATCCCACCTTTACCAGCACGGTCAATGGCGCCCTGAACGGCGATACCTTCACCATTACCTACACCACCACGGACACACCAACATCACCGATTGGTACCTACACGATCATCCCCTCTGTTTCAGGCCCTGCGACCGCCAACTACAGCACCATAACAACGACAAACGGAACTCTCACCATTACCCCAGCCACACTAACCGTTACGGCGACTAATGCCACGCGCACCTACAACACACCGAACCCTGTCTTCACCGGAACAACCACCGGTCTGCTCAAAGGCGACTCTGTCGCTACCACGTTTAACAGTTCCGCTGTTCTGAACTCCCCCGTGGGCACCTACCCGATCATTCCCTCGGTCTCCGGCGCGGCTCTCTCAAACTACTCCGTCAACCTGGTCAACGGCTCGCTCACCATTACCCAAAATCAAGGCGCTCTAGTCATTAACGTCAACAGCGCGAGCCGTCTCTACGGCGCACCCAACCCCGCATTTTCTGGAACCGTCACCGGCGTAGTCCCTGGCGACGACGTAGTCGTCACCTATACGACCGTCGCGACCCCCACGTCCGCGGCAGGCCAATACCCCATCGGTGCCAGCGTCTCGGGAACCTCTGCCGGCAACTATATCGCCACCATCCACCCCGGCACGCTCGACATCAGTCCTGTCGGCACCGTCACTACGGTCACAAGTTCCGGCTCGCCTGCAGCCGCTGGCACCACAGTCACTTTCACGGCCACGGTCACCACCACAACTGGTGTGTCCACTGGCACCGTCAACTTCTCGGATGGCGGAAATCTCCTCGGCACCGGTACCCTGAACAGCAGCGGTATCGCTACATTCGCCACCAGCGCTCTTACCTCAGGCAGCCACACCATCACCGCCATCTTCCAGGCCAACACCAACTTCTCCACCAGTTCGGCCACCCTCACCCAAGTCATCAACACTCCCGTGGGCAGCTTCACAATGTCCGCCACGCCTCCCACTCAGCTCATTCGCGGTCCTGGTGCAACGAGCTATCAGATCGTACTTACCTCCGTTGGAGCCTTTGCCGGCCAGATCAATCTCTCCTGCTCTGGCCTTCCTGCTGACGCTACATGCACCTTCGCCAGCAATCCGACACTCACCGCCGGGGGCACCGCCACTGTCGCGCTGACCATCAACACTACCGCGGCCGACGCCAAACTTAGCAATCCATCGATCCCTAACCTCAAACCCATGGATCTCACCCCAATCACCGCTGCCGCCGTCTTCCCGGTCGAACTCACCGGACTTGGCATCTTCTTTGCCGGACTCCGGCGCCGCAGAAAGCTAGGTACTCACGAGATTCGCCTTCTCGCAGTCATCCTTCTTTCCTTCGGTATCCTTGGCCTGGCGGGTTGCTGCTTCAACACCACATTCCAGACCTACACCGTCAGCATCACGGGCACCAGCCCCAGTTCTACGACGTCATCTCAATCCACCTCGGTCTTTCTGTCCGTCGGGAAGTAG
- a CDS encoding carboxymuconolactone decarboxylase family protein: MYDMANMKKLGLLGEGAPEATKAFWAFDKAAMADGVVPKKYKELIAVAVALTTQCPYCLELHRAGAVAAGASQEELAETALVAANLRAGAAITHATHLMGGAKS; encoded by the coding sequence ATGTATGACATGGCGAATATGAAGAAGCTGGGCTTGCTCGGGGAAGGAGCTCCAGAGGCGACGAAGGCTTTCTGGGCGTTCGATAAGGCGGCGATGGCTGATGGAGTTGTTCCTAAAAAGTACAAGGAGTTGATTGCGGTGGCGGTGGCGTTGACGACGCAGTGTCCCTACTGTCTGGAGCTGCATCGAGCTGGTGCGGTGGCTGCGGGGGCCAGTCAGGAGGAGTTGGCTGAGACGGCGTTGGTGGCTGCAAATCTTCGTGCGGGGGCGGCTATAACGCATGCTACTCATCTGATGGGCGGGGCGAAGAGTTAG
- a CDS encoding (2Fe-2S)-binding protein, giving the protein MTTIQLTVNGQSKIIESPPMKRLLDVLREDLHLPGAKEGCGEGECGSCSVLMNGDLVNSCLIPILQVEGAEITTIEGVAINERLHPIQQCFLENGGAQCGICTPGMILATCHLLEKYPQPTLLQIQEGLSGNLCRCTGYIRIFNAVQAAALVGAAE; this is encoded by the coding sequence GTGACCACGATTCAACTCACTGTCAACGGGCAGTCAAAGATCATCGAATCCCCGCCAATGAAGCGTCTCCTCGACGTTCTTCGCGAAGACCTTCACCTTCCGGGAGCAAAAGAAGGCTGCGGCGAGGGAGAATGTGGCTCCTGTTCGGTTCTTATGAATGGCGATCTGGTCAACTCTTGCCTCATTCCTATCCTTCAAGTAGAAGGAGCGGAGATTACGACGATCGAAGGCGTCGCAATCAACGAAAGACTTCATCCTATCCAGCAATGCTTCCTCGAGAACGGGGGGGCACAGTGCGGCATCTGCACTCCAGGCATGATTCTCGCCACATGTCACCTGCTTGAAAAATATCCGCAACCAACTTTGTTACAAATCCAGGAAGGTCTCTCCGGCAATCTTTGCCGCTGCACTGGCTACATTCGCATCTTCAACGCTGTTCAGGCCGCAGCTCTCGTCGGAGCCGCCGAATAA
- a CDS encoding XdhC family protein codes for MKESRQIVRMWRQGGAAAMVTLVRVEGSSYRRPGARLLLGKQGEYAGTISGGCLEAEVMRKAAWLVRDGAVVERYSTMFDDTAEVPFGLGCGGIVDLLIEPVDTPECRAALAALEVALAGDEVTVLTWLPCAGRSLERAVLAATGDFTFASAGLTEPELMEARAAVLLRGAVANMPSGIFVERITTPQRLFVLGAGDDAKPVVSMAALLGWSVSVMDGRAQMAREDRFPEAERVIVASAASSEVLAIRPDDAVVLMTHSYEQDRDLLAAVLPLHPRYLGLLGARHRSSLLVSEAAAILGWTLGACCDRIYAPVGLDLGGDGPEAIALAVIAEVQASCMGKLGASRRLSSEDVEIHLREGGVARYLQTQCALDVA; via the coding sequence ATGAAAGAAAGTCGGCAGATCGTTCGGATGTGGCGGCAAGGAGGAGCAGCCGCGATGGTGACGCTTGTACGGGTCGAGGGATCGAGCTATCGACGGCCGGGAGCTCGCCTGCTGCTGGGGAAGCAAGGAGAGTACGCAGGGACGATTAGTGGAGGATGCCTAGAGGCCGAGGTGATGCGCAAGGCCGCGTGGTTGGTTCGGGATGGCGCCGTGGTGGAGCGGTATTCGACGATGTTTGATGACACGGCGGAGGTGCCGTTTGGGCTGGGGTGCGGGGGGATAGTCGATCTACTGATCGAACCGGTCGATACTCCTGAGTGCCGAGCTGCGCTCGCGGCACTGGAAGTTGCGCTTGCTGGGGATGAGGTGACGGTGCTGACCTGGCTACCGTGTGCCGGAAGGAGCCTGGAACGTGCTGTACTTGCGGCGACGGGAGATTTCACATTTGCTAGCGCGGGCCTGACAGAGCCTGAACTAATGGAGGCGAGGGCAGCCGTACTACTTCGAGGCGCTGTTGCGAATATGCCATCTGGCATCTTTGTGGAGCGAATCACCACTCCACAGCGGTTGTTCGTTCTGGGAGCAGGCGATGACGCGAAACCAGTGGTGAGTATGGCGGCGTTACTGGGTTGGAGCGTTTCGGTGATGGATGGACGGGCGCAGATGGCTCGCGAGGATCGATTTCCGGAGGCGGAGCGGGTGATCGTGGCATCTGCGGCGTCGAGTGAGGTTCTGGCGATTCGTCCTGACGACGCAGTGGTACTGATGACACATAGTTATGAGCAGGACAGGGATCTGCTGGCCGCGGTGCTCCCGTTGCATCCCAGGTACCTTGGTCTGCTGGGGGCACGGCACCGGAGTTCGCTGCTGGTCAGCGAGGCTGCAGCGATATTGGGATGGACGCTTGGGGCGTGCTGCGACCGTATCTATGCGCCAGTGGGGTTGGACCTTGGCGGTGACGGACCGGAGGCCATTGCTCTCGCGGTTATCGCTGAGGTGCAAGCCTCCTGCATGGGGAAGCTGGGTGCTTCGCGAAGGTTGTCGTCGGAAGATGTTGAGATTCACCTGAGAGAGGGTGGCGTCGCACGCTATTTGCAAACACAGTGTGCGCTGGATGTTGCGTGA
- a CDS encoding nucleotidyltransferase family protein: protein MKRIGAVILAAGASRRLGEPKQLVKIGAENLLEHSVRVAREAGFSPVVVVLGASAESIEAECELGDADVLRNDNWCEGMSASVRVGVGALHDLDGCVVMTCDMPGVTALHLRSLAASGEVAGSTYDGRRGVPAYFPASLFKDLMELRGDAGAKDLLRSAQCVALAGGELDVDTIEDLARARELFG, encoded by the coding sequence GTGAAGCGGATCGGTGCGGTGATTCTCGCGGCTGGGGCTTCGAGGCGGTTGGGGGAGCCGAAGCAACTGGTGAAGATAGGAGCCGAAAATCTGTTGGAACACTCGGTGAGGGTAGCTCGTGAGGCCGGATTTTCACCGGTGGTCGTGGTGTTGGGGGCTTCTGCGGAATCGATCGAGGCGGAGTGTGAGTTGGGTGATGCTGATGTTTTGAGGAATGACAACTGGTGCGAGGGAATGAGCGCTTCAGTGCGAGTTGGAGTGGGGGCTCTGCATGACCTGGACGGTTGTGTGGTGATGACTTGCGATATGCCGGGTGTGACGGCTTTGCACCTACGGAGCCTGGCGGCTTCAGGAGAGGTAGCAGGGTCCACGTACGATGGTCGGCGAGGAGTGCCGGCTTATTTTCCGGCGTCCTTGTTTAAGGATCTGATGGAGTTGCGGGGCGATGCCGGAGCAAAAGATTTGCTGCGGTCGGCACAGTGCGTAGCGTTGGCTGGTGGGGAGTTGGATGTGGATACGATTGAAGATCTGGCACGTGCGCGTGAATTGTTTGGGTAG
- a CDS encoding FAD binding domain-containing protein yields the protein MRSNITQYDLIAPKSLDAVLQILADSPDRYIPMAGGTELMVALGAGRLQPKKLVSLWNLEELRFIEVTPDAVRIGAGTTFTDVRNHPIIASELSLLFQAASWTGSIANQNRGTIGGNIVNASPAADSPPALLAYDATVTLVSTRGSRTIPYRDFHLSYKKTALAPDELLHSITLLRNFVDYKIYIRKVGTRNAQAISKVAIAAVARTNRGVIESIRIGAASLRETPARLIATEQSLLNKPVTPASLAAARGALLSETLPIDDIRSTAKYRAAVAANLLEEFLHTL from the coding sequence ATGCGCTCCAACATCACGCAATACGATCTCATCGCCCCAAAATCGCTTGACGCTGTTCTTCAGATCCTCGCAGACTCGCCCGACCGCTACATCCCCATGGCCGGCGGCACCGAGTTAATGGTGGCGCTGGGCGCTGGGCGTCTTCAGCCTAAAAAGCTCGTCTCTCTCTGGAACCTCGAAGAGTTGCGCTTCATTGAAGTCACCCCCGACGCAGTCCGCATCGGTGCCGGCACTACTTTCACTGATGTTCGCAATCACCCCATCATCGCCAGCGAACTCTCCCTCCTCTTTCAGGCCGCCAGTTGGACCGGCTCCATTGCGAACCAGAACCGAGGCACCATCGGCGGCAACATCGTCAATGCCAGCCCCGCCGCCGACTCCCCTCCGGCCCTTCTCGCTTACGACGCTACTGTCACTCTCGTCTCAACTCGCGGCAGTCGCACAATTCCTTACCGCGACTTCCACCTAAGCTACAAAAAAACCGCTCTCGCCCCTGATGAACTCCTCCACAGCATCACGCTCTTACGTAACTTCGTTGATTACAAAATCTACATTCGCAAGGTGGGGACTCGGAACGCCCAAGCTATCTCAAAGGTCGCAATCGCCGCAGTCGCCCGCACCAACCGTGGCGTGATCGAAAGTATCCGCATCGGAGCCGCCAGCCTGCGCGAGACTCCTGCCCGCCTCATCGCCACGGAACAGTCTCTCCTCAACAAACCCGTGACGCCCGCTTCCCTCGCCGCCGCCCGCGGAGCTTTATTGAGCGAAACCCTTCCCATCGATGACATCCGCAGCACTGCGAAATACCGCGCTGCAGTTGCTGCCAACCTCCTCGAAGAGTTTCTGCACACCCTCTAG
- a CDS encoding xanthine dehydrogenase family protein molybdopterin-binding subunit, with protein MTSHHQIVGSSPIRKEGRDKVMGRARYVDDISLPGMWFGATVRSTIPRGRITSIAFDPAIPWHEYTIVSAADIPGENCIVHLTKDHPCLAVTHVNHAEEPILLLAHPNRAVLPAAVAAVHITYEELPAIYTIEDSEKKEQIIWGEGESANTFKTYLMQKDQKPIPDEIWQTADYIVVGEYRTGAQEQLYIENNGVIAEYDPEAGVTVRGSMQCPYYLVHALELVFNLPAERCRVIQTETGGAFGGKEDFPSVIGSHAALLAMKSGHPVKLCYDRAEDMAATTKRHPSRTRHRTAVSKDGKLLAGEIDFAIDGGAYATLSPVVLSRGTIHAPGPYHWPHLTVRAKAVATNIPPHGAFRGFGAPQSIFALERHMDKIAKVVGLTPEELRRRNFLGTGDHTATGQLLKDPVDMQHLLTRALEESNYHAKREQFDRENPTSIIKRGIGFATFFHGAGFTGSGERRLNSLVEIELTPEGQPRLLVSSTEFGQGTNTILCQIAAQTLRLPYDQILIAQPDTGHVPNSGPTVASRTAMVVGKLVERAAQSLCGTLVHGGYLAPDYTPEDFRTAALLFLAQHGSLKSEARYQSPGDIFWDDENYSGEAYPAYAWAVYVAEVAVDTTTYSASVTNFYALQEVGKVLHPILAAGQIEGGVAQGIGYALYEKCLWQNGHLANNQMTNYIMPTSADVPPIHVTFEEIPSPHGAFGAKGIGELPMDGPAPAILNAIEHATGIAFTEIPLLPEDIFERITRTPEAGSESLDPAVAGPIFSEATA; from the coding sequence ATGACCAGCCATCATCAGATCGTTGGCAGCTCCCCCATCCGCAAAGAGGGCAGAGACAAGGTCATGGGCCGCGCCCGCTACGTCGATGACATCAGCCTCCCCGGCATGTGGTTCGGAGCCACTGTCCGCAGCACCATCCCCCGCGGCCGCATCACCTCCATCGCCTTCGACCCCGCCATCCCCTGGCACGAGTACACCATCGTCTCCGCCGCCGATATCCCCGGCGAAAACTGCATCGTCCACCTCACCAAAGACCACCCCTGCCTGGCCGTCACCCATGTCAACCACGCCGAAGAGCCCATCCTCCTCCTCGCCCACCCTAACCGGGCCGTACTCCCCGCCGCCGTCGCCGCGGTCCACATCACCTACGAAGAACTCCCCGCCATCTACACCATCGAGGACTCCGAAAAAAAAGAGCAGATCATCTGGGGCGAAGGTGAGAGTGCCAACACCTTCAAGACCTACCTCATGCAGAAGGACCAGAAGCCGATCCCCGACGAGATCTGGCAGACCGCCGACTACATCGTCGTAGGCGAGTACCGCACTGGCGCCCAGGAGCAGCTCTACATCGAGAACAACGGAGTCATCGCCGAATATGATCCCGAAGCCGGAGTCACAGTCCGCGGCTCCATGCAGTGTCCGTACTATCTCGTCCACGCCCTCGAACTGGTCTTCAACCTCCCCGCCGAGAGGTGCCGAGTCATCCAGACCGAGACCGGCGGAGCCTTCGGCGGCAAGGAGGACTTCCCCTCCGTCATCGGCAGCCACGCCGCCCTCCTCGCCATGAAGTCCGGCCACCCCGTCAAGCTCTGCTACGACCGCGCCGAAGACATGGCCGCCACCACCAAGCGCCACCCCAGCCGCACCCGCCATCGCACCGCCGTCAGCAAGGACGGCAAGCTCCTCGCCGGCGAGATAGACTTCGCCATCGACGGCGGGGCCTACGCCACCCTCTCCCCCGTCGTCCTCTCCCGCGGCACCATCCACGCCCCCGGCCCCTACCACTGGCCCCACCTCACCGTCCGCGCCAAAGCAGTCGCAACAAATATTCCGCCCCACGGGGCCTTCCGCGGCTTCGGCGCACCGCAAAGCATCTTCGCTCTCGAACGCCACATGGACAAGATAGCCAAGGTCGTCGGCCTCACCCCAGAAGAGTTGCGCCGACGCAACTTCCTCGGCACCGGCGACCACACGGCAACCGGCCAGCTCCTCAAAGATCCCGTCGACATGCAGCACCTACTCACGCGAGCCCTCGAAGAGTCCAACTACCATGCCAAACGCGAGCAGTTCGACCGCGAGAACCCAACCAGCATCATCAAGCGCGGTATCGGCTTCGCCACTTTCTTCCACGGCGCAGGCTTCACCGGCTCCGGCGAGCGCCGCCTCAACTCCCTCGTCGAAATCGAGCTCACACCCGAAGGCCAACCGCGCCTCCTCGTCTCCTCCACGGAGTTCGGCCAGGGCACCAACACCATCCTCTGCCAGATCGCCGCCCAAACCCTCCGCTTGCCTTACGACCAGATCCTCATCGCCCAACCAGACACTGGCCACGTCCCCAACTCCGGACCAACCGTCGCCAGCCGCACCGCTATGGTGGTCGGCAAACTCGTCGAACGGGCCGCGCAATCACTCTGCGGTACCCTCGTCCATGGCGGCTATCTCGCACCTGACTACACTCCCGAAGACTTCCGCACCGCCGCGCTTCTCTTCCTCGCCCAACACGGCTCCCTCAAGTCCGAAGCCCGCTACCAGTCCCCCGGCGACATCTTCTGGGACGACGAAAACTACAGTGGCGAAGCCTATCCCGCGTACGCCTGGGCCGTCTACGTCGCCGAGGTCGCCGTCGATACCACCACCTACTCCGCAAGCGTGACCAACTTCTACGCCCTGCAGGAAGTAGGAAAAGTCCTTCACCCGATCCTCGCCGCCGGCCAGATAGAAGGCGGAGTCGCTCAGGGTATCGGCTACGCACTCTACGAGAAATGCCTGTGGCAAAACGGTCATCTCGCCAATAATCAGATGACGAACTACATCATGCCCACCAGCGCCGACGTCCCACCCATCCATGTCACCTTCGAAGAGATTCCAAGCCCCCACGGAGCCTTCGGAGCTAAAGGCATCGGCGAACTCCCTATGGACGGCCCTGCTCCCGCCATCCTCAACGCCATCGAGCATGCCACCGGCATTGCCTTCACCGAAATTCCGCTCCTTCCCGAAGACATCTTCGAGCGAATAACCCGCACGCCCGAAGCAGGCAGCGAATCTCTCGATCCCGCGGTGGCCGGCCCAATTTTCAGCGAGGCCACCGCGTGA